The following DNA comes from Deltaproteobacteria bacterium RBG_16_64_85.
ACGGGTGAGGAAAGAGGGAATCTGTGAACTGCCGCTCCCGTGATCCACGGTGCTGATTTCAGCGGAGATCTGAGTACGGATCTTGTTTCCTGCGTCCATCTTCGGCTGTAGCTTGAGGATGATGCCATAGGTTTTCCATTCGACGGTCCTTGTTTCGGGCGTAAGGATGACAATCGGGATCTCTCCTCCGGCGAGGAAACTTGCGCTTTCCCCGCTTTCACAGACGAGGTGGGGGTTGGCCAGGATCCGGGCGCGGCCGTCGGCCAGGAGAAGATTCAGACGGGCTTCAAAGTCGGATGCCACCGAAAATACCGAGCTCGTGTTTCCCCCCGTTGTCCAGGATCCTTTGAGGGGAAGCGAATCCGGCCATCGCACTCCCAACTGGGATGTTGCCCCCTTGCTGATTTCGATGATCTTCAAATCGTAGGAGAGAAGAGATCGTTTTTCTTCGGGGAGGGAGAGACGTAGGTGAACGTTGGGCCTTGACCGTGCGAAGTCATCCAGCAGTTTCCTCTCCGCAGGCGAAGAGACGGTGCCGGAAACAATGGCCGAGCTTCCCGTGTCGGTGACGGTAAGATCCGTGAAGGCAGCGGCGAATGCGCGGGTTTCTTCTAGGATGGCGTTCTTTTCCCGAACCGTTACTTCCCAGGTGATCTTTTTCCCCTTCTCCCATAGGACGAGATCGGTTTCTCCTTCTTTCTTGCCGACGACAATGACCCCGTCGCCCTTTGGAAGGGTACGCGCTTCGATGATATCCGGGTTTCCGATGGAAATACGCGTCACGCCGGCATGGTCGAGTATTTGCTGGAATCCCCGCCTGAGCTGCAGCGGATCGGCATTCGACGGAGCGGAAAGCAGAAGTGCACCGATTGTCCACAGGATGCGGGTGTGTAAAAGGAAATCGTTGGTTCTCACCCGGATTCCCCGCTTGGGAAAGGAATGCGCAGCTCCTGAACGCCCGCCTTCCAGATTTCGATTTTTTCTTCCGCTTGCTTCGTCTTCGACATAAAAGTCGCTCTGGCTTTGGAGGGTTCATCCGGATTCCTGAGGAACCAGTGGATTCGACCCTCGCGCGCAGCAGACGCAAGAAGTCTTCCCTCCTCCGGGGTTACGGATACCGTTACGGTGGATACTTCCCGGGATTCCTCCTTGGAAGGCGCCCTGCTGAAATGCCGATCGACCGAGATCACTGTGATCGCCTGGATCCAGGTCCGGATTCCTTTCCCGGCGTCCCCTTCGCAAAGCAGGTCCACGCTGTCCCCCGGGCGGATAAGGCCGGCAAAGGAGGAAGACATTGTCGCTTCGAACGTAATCGCCCGGCGACCGGCAGGGATCGTTTGGGAAAACCTCTCGGGATCGAACGGCTCTTCTACATCCGTCCAAAGGAT
Coding sequences within:
- a CDS encoding Flp pilus assembly protein CpaB; translation: MDIVVPSVSIPAGSVFTEKNLAKKSVPASGTSSRNVPAAEYELLVGARARGNLAAGEPILWTDVEEPFDPERFSQTIPAGRRAITFEATMSSSFAGLIRPGDSVDLLCEGDAGKGIRTWIQAITVISVDRHFSRAPSKEESREVSTVTVSVTPEEGRLLASAAREGRIHWFLRNPDEPSKARATFMSKTKQAEEKIEIWKAGVQELRIPFPSGESG